The Arachis hypogaea cultivar Tifrunner chromosome 16, arahy.Tifrunner.gnm2.J5K5, whole genome shotgun sequence genome contains a region encoding:
- the LOC112697755 gene encoding uncharacterized protein isoform X1, with protein sequence MELVTASDLFVTASLALLLSLLVAKLVSMAMASDPNTHNSHHQQQQQTLVNLQQERLTVQKPHSERKVEFLSPIQISTNVETARNREEESKVEIESRVVDFEVEALSTIAELSEEHVAAAEEAAEEEEGEVIETNGDSEEFDPREAVEDSMEQRKTEPVEDFEERKETEPVKDSEEQRETEDCEEQREEECLQVCEEQRETGCCEEQKDCSEDCEEQRKTEGITVEPFDDDGWEGIERSELEKEFISASEFVVGGGGNGLGNDVLMELYGLHKVATEGPCYEPQPMPLKLNARAKWNAWQKLGNMTPDAAMEKYISVLSDKALGWIKDTSDGTIELEPKGSEVSGFAVPESSTSLSHPQMTINERELEHESGAQDHSRPAETEKNNIYFSN encoded by the exons ATGGAGCTTGTAACTGCAAGCGATCTTTTTGTAACCGCTTCCTTAGCGCTGCTTCTCTCTCTTCTTGTTGCCAAGCTTGTTTCCATGGCCATGGCTTCTGATCCTAACACTCACAATTcacatcatcaacaacaacaacaaacccTTGTGAATCTGCAGCAGGAACGGTTAACGGTTCAGAAGCCTCATAGTGAGAGAAAGGTGGAGTTTCTGAGTCCAATTCAGATTTCGACGAATGTCGAGACAGCTCGGAACAGGGAAGAAGAGTCTAAGGTTGAAATTGAGTCCAGAGTTGTTGATTTTGAAGTTGAAGCCTTATCAACCATTGCTGAGTTGAGCGAGGAACACGTGGCGGCGGCGGAGGAGgcggcagaagaagaagaaggagaggtCATTGAGACCAATGGCGACAGTGAAGAATTTGATCCTCGTGAAGCAGTTGAGGATTCTATGGAACAGAGGAAAACAGAACCAGTGGAGGATTTTGAAGAACGGAAAGAAACAGAACCTGTGAAAGATTCTGAAGAGCAAAGAGAAACAGAGGATTGTGAGGAGCAgagagaagaagaatgcttgCAAGTTTGTGAAGAACAGAGAGAAACAGGGTGTTGTGAAGAACAGAAAGATTGTTCCGAAGATTGTGAAGAACAGAGGAAAACAGAGGGAATCACGGTCGAACCGTTCGATGATGATGGTTGGGAAGGGATTGAAAGGAGTGAATTGGAGAAGGAGTTCATATCGGCTTCCGAATTCGTGGTTGGTGGAGGTGGTAATGGTTTAGGCAATGATGTGCTAATGGAGTTGTATGGTCTTCACAAAGTTGCAACAGAGGGTCCTTGTTATGAACCTCAACCAATGCCTCTCAAGCTCAATGCACGTGCAAAGTG GAATGCTTGGCAAAAGCTGGGAAACATGACTCCGGATGCTGCAATGGAGAAGTATATCAGCGTTCTTTCGGATAAAGCTCTCGGGTGGATCAAAGATACTTCGGAT GGAACGATTGAACTTGAACCAAAAGGGTCAGAGGTTTCTGGGTTTGCTGTTCCTGAATCGAGCACATCTTTGTCTCATCCACAAATGACCATAAATGAAAG GGAACTTGAACACGAATCTGGTGCCCAAGATCATAGCAGACCTGCAGAGACAGAGAAGAACAAT ATTTATTTCAGCAACTAG
- the LOC112697755 gene encoding uncharacterized protein isoform X2 has protein sequence MELVTASDLFVTASLALLLSLLVAKLVSMAMASDPNTHNSHHQQQQQTLVNLQQERLTVQKPHSERKVEFLSPIQISTNVETARNREEESKVEIESRVVDFEVEALSTIAELSEEHVAAAEEAAEEEEGEVIETNGDSEEFDPREAVEDSMEQRKTEPVEDFEERKETEPVKDSEEQRETEDCEEQREEECLQVCEEQRETGCCEEQKDCSEDCEEQRKTEGITVEPFDDDGWEGIERSELEKEFISASEFVVGGGGNGLGNDVLMELYGLHKVATEGPCYEPQPMPLKLNARAKWNAWQKLGNMTPDAAMEKYISVLSDKALGWIKDTSDGTIELEPKGSEVSGFAVPESSTSLSHPQMTINERELEHESGAQDHSRPAETEKNNVKK, from the exons ATGGAGCTTGTAACTGCAAGCGATCTTTTTGTAACCGCTTCCTTAGCGCTGCTTCTCTCTCTTCTTGTTGCCAAGCTTGTTTCCATGGCCATGGCTTCTGATCCTAACACTCACAATTcacatcatcaacaacaacaacaaacccTTGTGAATCTGCAGCAGGAACGGTTAACGGTTCAGAAGCCTCATAGTGAGAGAAAGGTGGAGTTTCTGAGTCCAATTCAGATTTCGACGAATGTCGAGACAGCTCGGAACAGGGAAGAAGAGTCTAAGGTTGAAATTGAGTCCAGAGTTGTTGATTTTGAAGTTGAAGCCTTATCAACCATTGCTGAGTTGAGCGAGGAACACGTGGCGGCGGCGGAGGAGgcggcagaagaagaagaaggagaggtCATTGAGACCAATGGCGACAGTGAAGAATTTGATCCTCGTGAAGCAGTTGAGGATTCTATGGAACAGAGGAAAACAGAACCAGTGGAGGATTTTGAAGAACGGAAAGAAACAGAACCTGTGAAAGATTCTGAAGAGCAAAGAGAAACAGAGGATTGTGAGGAGCAgagagaagaagaatgcttgCAAGTTTGTGAAGAACAGAGAGAAACAGGGTGTTGTGAAGAACAGAAAGATTGTTCCGAAGATTGTGAAGAACAGAGGAAAACAGAGGGAATCACGGTCGAACCGTTCGATGATGATGGTTGGGAAGGGATTGAAAGGAGTGAATTGGAGAAGGAGTTCATATCGGCTTCCGAATTCGTGGTTGGTGGAGGTGGTAATGGTTTAGGCAATGATGTGCTAATGGAGTTGTATGGTCTTCACAAAGTTGCAACAGAGGGTCCTTGTTATGAACCTCAACCAATGCCTCTCAAGCTCAATGCACGTGCAAAGTG GAATGCTTGGCAAAAGCTGGGAAACATGACTCCGGATGCTGCAATGGAGAAGTATATCAGCGTTCTTTCGGATAAAGCTCTCGGGTGGATCAAAGATACTTCGGAT GGAACGATTGAACTTGAACCAAAAGGGTCAGAGGTTTCTGGGTTTGCTGTTCCTGAATCGAGCACATCTTTGTCTCATCCACAAATGACCATAAATGAAAG GGAACTTGAACACGAATCTGGTGCCCAAGATCATAGCAGACCTGCAGAGACAGAGAAGAACAAT GTTAAGAAATGA